One stretch of bacterium DNA includes these proteins:
- a CDS encoding FAD-dependent oxidoreductase — MLLNYLDNGAYIPKMRSHGMVSAIEKRILELGGRIEYNTRVEKILVNGGKVTGVETAKGDSVSTSHVICNSSPTIAYNKLIHPRSEAPEIAFKTVNMRRHGGAGFVVYLGLDAPIEKIGITDYGYFISEGMDTDKIYASMGRLDVPDMQATTCLNAAIPDASPAGTTVLSMTTLFTPDVWDNVKPAEYFKLKNKIAGGMIGQFERCTGMKIRDKIEEIEVATPQTFARYTRSYKGSIYAYEQDVWDYVIPRIIAAKDEKYIDGLSFVGGYAETGSGYSPSLMSGRAAGLEVAGKL, encoded by the coding sequence CATGTTGCTGAACTACCTGGACAACGGCGCGTACATCCCGAAAATGCGCTCCCACGGCATGGTGTCCGCCATCGAGAAGCGCATCCTGGAACTGGGTGGCCGCATCGAGTACAACACCCGCGTCGAGAAAATACTGGTGAATGGCGGAAAAGTCACCGGTGTGGAAACCGCTAAGGGCGACTCGGTCTCCACCTCCCACGTCATCTGCAACTCGTCACCCACCATCGCTTACAACAAGCTGATTCACCCCCGGAGCGAGGCGCCGGAGATAGCCTTCAAAACGGTGAACATGCGCCGTCACGGCGGCGCCGGCTTCGTGGTATACCTGGGCCTTGACGCCCCCATCGAAAAGATCGGTATCACCGACTACGGCTACTTCATTTCGGAAGGCATGGACACGGATAAAATCTACGCCAGCATGGGCCGCCTGGACGTGCCGGACATGCAGGCCACCACATGCCTCAACGCCGCAATCCCCGACGCGTCGCCGGCGGGCACCACTGTTCTCTCAATGACAACTCTTTTCACGCCGGATGTGTGGGACAATGTGAAGCCGGCGGAGTATTTCAAGCTTAAAAATAAAATCGCCGGCGGCATGATCGGCCAGTTCGAGCGCTGCACGGGGATGAAGATAAGGGATAAGATCGAGGAGATCGAGGTTGCCACGCCGCAGACTTTCGCCCGCTATACCCGCTCTTACAAGGGCAGCATCTATGCCTACGAGCAGGATGTGTGGGACTATGTGATTCCCCGGATAATAGCAGCGAAGGATGAGAAGTATATCGACGGCCTCAGTTTCGTGGGCGGCTACGCGGAGACAGGCTCCGGCTACAGCCCGTCGCTCATGTCCGGCCGCGCCGCGGGCCTGGAAGTCGCGGGGAAGCT